One window from the genome of Sphingobacteriales bacterium encodes:
- a CDS encoding T9SS type A sorting domain-containing protein, whose translation MKKIIIIIACLITQLPVITYSQFINNGGHISLTNGSALVINNMNFTNQSSTYSGDITNSGKIFISGNWTNSASDGQLFDSTASAGEVIFTGSSAYTISGAPTHFYKLSIDQNASVDVAAANLIKVYNDLTNNGTFTLKSNTSRTAMLIDAGSPDNLKGSGTYRFERYIPQDGWHYVSTPCVYTSNSVNVFWGAALYDYNETTKSWNKKTNNQQLDVMRGYDAYFKNGAKTVVFEGKYNTGQISISLTKNGDGYNFVGNPYPTTVNWDESSGWVKTNVDNAIYIWDPTLNSGQGDYMEYVNGVGNRGGTRFIPATQAFWVKCNSAYGGSLTIKNQAKCSNSSVYFRSADQQNEILRIKAIQPPYDNEATISLNPDATSNFDGQYDALKIFHNNISIPQIYTVSSDNKELAINSLNIPEKADGIPLGLKPGQDGKCTLSFNLSEISPMTDVYLEDKFSGRFIDLRANPVNVFDVLMSDNPDRFVIHFARIQSVSGIDEKKPGEKNDVYSYYANGNIYVFSADEMLNTTYKIFDLSGREIKSGKINGKGVSPVLFNVSKGIYLVNLNNNGEAETYKIVVTQ comes from the coding sequence ATGAAAAAGATCATCATCATCATCGCCTGTCTGATTACACAGCTACCGGTGATAACATATAGCCAATTCATCAACAATGGTGGGCACATCAGCCTGACAAACGGTTCAGCACTGGTAATCAATAATATGAATTTCACCAACCAAAGCAGCACATACAGCGGAGACATCACCAATTCAGGGAAAATATTCATCAGCGGAAACTGGACTAATTCTGCAAGTGATGGCCAGCTTTTCGATTCAACTGCTTCAGCGGGTGAAGTCATATTCACCGGAAGTTCAGCTTATACTATTTCAGGTGCCCCTACCCACTTTTATAAACTGTCCATCGACCAGAACGCATCGGTTGATGTGGCTGCAGCTAATCTGATAAAAGTTTACAATGACCTGACCAACAATGGCACCTTTACCCTGAAGTCGAATACCAGCCGCACCGCCATGCTGATTGATGCAGGAAGTCCTGACAACCTCAAAGGCTCAGGGACATACCGCTTTGAACGATATATCCCTCAGGATGGCTGGCATTATGTATCCACTCCTTGTGTTTATACCAGTAACAGCGTTAACGTTTTCTGGGGGGCTGCCCTTTACGACTACAATGAAACCACCAAAAGCTGGAATAAAAAGACAAACAACCAGCAATTGGATGTCATGCGTGGCTACGATGCATATTTTAAAAACGGAGCTAAAACAGTGGTTTTTGAAGGAAAATATAATACAGGGCAGATTTCAATCAGCCTTACCAAAAACGGGGATGGATACAATTTTGTCGGGAATCCTTATCCTACAACTGTTAACTGGGATGAATCTTCAGGTTGGGTAAAAACAAATGTTGACAATGCCATTTATATCTGGGATCCTACACTCAACAGCGGACAAGGCGATTATATGGAATATGTCAATGGTGTAGGGAACCGTGGTGGTACACGCTTTATTCCGGCCACTCAGGCTTTCTGGGTAAAATGCAACAGTGCATATGGCGGATCGCTGACCATTAAAAATCAGGCAAAATGTTCCAATAGCTCAGTTTATTTCAGATCCGCTGACCAACAGAATGAAATTCTCAGGATTAAAGCCATACAACCACCTTATGATAATGAAGCCACCATCAGCCTGAATCCTGACGCCACTTCAAACTTTGACGGGCAATATGATGCCCTTAAAATCTTTCACAACAATATTTCCATCCCGCAGATATATACGGTAAGTTCAGACAATAAAGAGCTGGCTATCAATTCGTTGAATATTCCTGAAAAGGCCGATGGCATTCCATTGGGACTAAAACCCGGACAGGACGGAAAATGCACCCTTTCTTTCAACCTGTCTGAAATTTCTCCAATGACAGATGTTTATCTGGAAGATAAATTCAGCGGAAGGTTTATTGATCTCAGAGCCAATCCCGTCAATGTTTTTGATGTGCTGATGAGTGACAATCCTGACCGCTTTGTCATTCATTTTGCAAGAATTCAGTCCGTCAGCGGAATAGATGAAAAAAAGCCTGGTGAAAAGAATGATGTTTACAGCTATTATGCCAATGGAAATATTTATGTCTTCTCTGCCGATGAGATGCTGAATACGACTTATAAAATCTTCGATCTGTCCGGAAGGGAAATTAAATCCGGCAAAATCAACGGGAAAGGTGTTAGTCCGGTTTTATTCAATGTAAGCAAAGGTATTTATCTGGTCAACCTGAACAATAATGGCGAGGCAGAAACCTATAAGATCGTAGTAACACAATAG
- a CDS encoding sulfite exporter TauE/SafE family protein translates to MINEQTSESKLPTENSGKFSFFQSVLTLTVGFATGVAAGLIGVGGGEFRMPYLMWLFKKNAKTAAAVNLIVGCFTVVFAFFKRWKSFAQIHTDDWILGVVFILASLIGSYFGVRKVRLISNRIISAFIYIYLIVVGLWMLYEAVSQKEITSIALSSYVKYTFAVVTGFLIAAISVGIGVAGGEMRIPLLMYLFSLPIKTAGTISLLVSIPTVFSGALTYRSYGYLPLKSIIIAVIMSVGSLSGIILGVYFLGFADKHTLKAILGSILLLASLMLILPGFHKRN, encoded by the coding sequence ATGATTAACGAGCAAACATCCGAATCAAAGCTGCCAACAGAAAACTCAGGTAAGTTTTCATTTTTTCAATCCGTTTTAACGTTGACTGTAGGATTTGCAACCGGAGTGGCTGCTGGTCTGATTGGGGTAGGCGGGGGAGAGTTCCGGATGCCTTACCTGATGTGGTTGTTTAAAAAGAATGCTAAAACTGCAGCCGCTGTAAATCTGATAGTTGGCTGTTTTACAGTTGTTTTTGCTTTTTTTAAAAGATGGAAAAGTTTTGCACAAATACACACAGATGATTGGATATTGGGTGTTGTATTTATTCTGGCTTCGCTGATTGGCTCATATTTCGGAGTCAGGAAAGTAAGACTGATTTCTAACAGGATTATTTCTGCATTCATTTATATTTACCTGATTGTGGTTGGTTTGTGGATGTTGTATGAAGCTGTTTCTCAAAAAGAAATCACCTCAATTGCATTAAGCAGCTATGTAAAATATACATTTGCAGTTGTAACAGGCTTCCTCATCGCAGCCATCAGTGTAGGAATTGGCGTGGCAGGTGGTGAAATGAGAATCCCTTTGTTGATGTATCTCTTCAGCTTACCCATTAAAACTGCCGGCACCATCAGTCTGCTGGTGTCCATTCCTACCGTATTTTCAGGAGCATTGACGTACAGAAGCTATGGGTATTTACCACTTAAATCTATCATCATTGCAGTTATCATGTCAGTGGGTTCACTGTCAGGGATAATTTTAGGGGTTTATTTTCTTGGATTTGCTGATAAACATACACTTAAGGCAATACTTGGTTCGATTTTATTACTGGCAAGCCTGATGCTGATTTTGCCGGGATTTCATAAACGCAATTAA
- a CDS encoding M14 family metallopeptidase, with amino-acid sequence MRLFLQSFFAFSIILGSFSAFSQKEDWQTFYEKSGFKATPRYDETIEFCKRLDKASDWVYFTSFGKSPEGRDLPLLIIDRDGMKKPLEVKQTEKIIVLIQAGIHAGEIDGKDAGLVLFRDMVIDKKYSELLKNVTILFIPILNVDGHEHFGKYNRINQNGPEEMGFRTNATNLNLNRDYLKADAPEIQAWHSLFNEWLPDFFIDIHSTDGADYQYVLTYHLEIFGNMKESLTDWQKNVFLKYVSDKMEKDKIPIFPYVIFRKWHDPRSGLISWVGSPVLSHGYTALQNRPGLLIENHMLKDYKTRVDATISMLKYTLEVLNKESRNLKNLIREADFYVGSKSFMQSKYILKWTPSPDSTIVSFKGFDYEVVKSDLSGGDWFRYSNKPKEFKIPYFNRQLPSVMIDLPAAYIIPPQWQEVIKRLEILGVRMDYLSQSAKIKVELYRLNNPEFSNKPYEGRQTVTRFDLTSSTEVVTFPKGSAIIRLRQPSAQVAIHALEPQGPSSYVFWGFFNSIFEQKEYSESYVMEKLAREMLAKDENLKKEFQEKMKDEKFAGNSFEILNWFYSKSPYWDNRIGLYPVGRIMDEEILTGLPFK; translated from the coding sequence ATGAGGCTGTTTTTACAATCATTTTTTGCTTTCAGCATTATTTTAGGTTCTTTCAGTGCATTTTCGCAGAAAGAAGACTGGCAAACTTTTTACGAAAAATCGGGGTTCAAGGCAACTCCCCGCTATGATGAAACCATTGAGTTTTGTAAACGGCTCGATAAAGCCTCCGATTGGGTTTATTTCACCTCTTTTGGCAAATCGCCCGAAGGCAGGGATCTTCCTTTGCTGATTATCGACCGTGACGGAATGAAAAAACCACTGGAAGTAAAACAGACTGAAAAGATTATCGTATTGATACAGGCAGGAATTCATGCCGGAGAGATTGACGGAAAAGATGCAGGACTGGTACTTTTCAGGGATATGGTCATTGATAAAAAATACAGCGAATTACTAAAAAATGTTACCATTTTGTTTATTCCTATCCTGAATGTTGACGGACATGAACATTTTGGTAAATACAACAGAATCAATCAAAACGGGCCGGAGGAAATGGGCTTCCGCACCAATGCCACCAACCTCAATCTCAACCGTGATTACCTCAAAGCAGATGCGCCTGAGATTCAGGCATGGCATAGCTTGTTTAACGAATGGCTCCCCGATTTTTTTATAGATATACACTCCACTGATGGTGCTGACTATCAGTATGTTCTGACCTATCATCTCGAAATTTTCGGAAACATGAAAGAATCACTGACCGACTGGCAGAAAAATGTGTTTCTGAAATATGTCAGCGATAAAATGGAAAAGGATAAAATCCCCATTTTCCCTTATGTGATTTTCAGAAAATGGCATGATCCGCGAAGCGGATTGATTAGTTGGGTCGGAAGTCCGGTTTTATCTCATGGCTATACTGCCCTTCAAAACAGGCCTGGCTTATTGATTGAGAACCACATGTTGAAAGATTACAAAACAAGGGTTGATGCCACCATCAGCATGCTGAAATATACCCTTGAGGTATTGAACAAAGAATCAAGAAACCTTAAAAATCTTATACGGGAAGCTGATTTTTATGTAGGGTCAAAATCTTTCATGCAAAGCAAATATATTTTAAAATGGACACCATCACCCGACAGCACCATTGTTAGCTTTAAAGGTTTTGATTATGAGGTGGTTAAGAGTGATTTAAGTGGGGGAGACTGGTTCAGATATTCCAATAAACCAAAAGAGTTTAAGATTCCTTATTTCAACCGTCAATTGCCTTCGGTAATGATTGACCTTCCGGCAGCTTACATCATTCCGCCTCAATGGCAAGAAGTCATTAAAAGGCTTGAAATACTGGGAGTCAGAATGGATTACCTTTCACAATCTGCAAAAATTAAAGTAGAGTTATACCGCCTGAACAACCCTGAATTCAGTAACAAACCTTATGAAGGCAGACAAACCGTAACCCGCTTTGATCTGACATCCTCCACTGAAGTGGTAACATTTCCCAAAGGCTCTGCCATTATCAGACTCAGGCAGCCTTCGGCTCAGGTGGCTATTCACGCACTTGAACCTCAGGGGCCTTCCAGTTATGTTTTCTGGGGCTTTTTTAACAGTATTTTTGAACAAAAGGAATACAGCGAAAGCTATGTCATGGAGAAATTAGCACGGGAAATGCTGGCAAAAGACGAAAATCTGAAAAAAGAATTTCAGGAAAAGATGAAAGATGAAAAATTTGCCGGCAACAGTTTTGAAATACTTAACTGGTTTTACAGCAAATCACCTTACTGGGACAACCGTATTGGCCTTTATCCTGTTGGTCGAATCATGGATGAAGAAATATTGACCGGACTCCCGTTTAAATAA
- a CDS encoding RMD1 family protein → MRAIAYQFSEWNNIKNFEHLFPGQILKMNRHEILWGNENNQVIYLFKYGVVCFLGYNEEEVASLYQQILECSPNPLPERIGEVYQVLTGNEKIEVGYYKTLIPEFDYEAIKTIMLNLAQSVTLTYYKKQTEKLLEDIQQYTFKLEKYGSFKIGMTRLKKFVGKALSINNRISENLYEIDSPPNAWDNEYLETLDEELKEIFKIKTRTHLIIQNVEIIRDNLEIFIEMLYHRKGEILEWIVIILIVIEVIHAFAGEIF, encoded by the coding sequence ATGAGAGCAATAGCTTATCAGTTCAGCGAATGGAACAACATTAAAAATTTTGAACATTTGTTTCCCGGACAAATATTGAAAATGAACAGACATGAGATATTGTGGGGAAATGAGAACAATCAGGTCATTTATTTATTCAAATATGGAGTAGTTTGTTTTTTAGGCTACAATGAAGAGGAGGTAGCCTCATTATATCAGCAAATTCTGGAGTGCAGCCCCAATCCATTGCCTGAGCGTATCGGAGAAGTGTATCAGGTGTTGACCGGAAATGAGAAAATAGAAGTAGGTTATTACAAAACACTCATTCCTGAATTTGATTATGAAGCCATTAAAACCATTATGCTTAACCTTGCCCAGAGTGTTACACTTACCTATTATAAAAAACAAACGGAGAAATTGCTGGAAGATATACAGCAATACACATTTAAACTTGAAAAGTATGGCAGTTTTAAGATTGGCATGACACGACTGAAAAAATTTGTGGGCAAAGCACTGAGTATCAACAACCGGATCAGTGAAAACCTGTATGAGATTGATTCTCCGCCAAATGCTTGGGATAATGAATATCTTGAAACCCTGGACGAAGAACTGAAAGAAATTTTTAAAATCAAAACCCGTACGCATCTGATTATTCAAAATGTGGAAATTATCAGGGACAACCTTGAAATTTTTATCGAAATGTTGTATCACCGCAAGGGTGAAATACTTGAGTGGATAGTTATTATTTTAATTGTCATTGAGGTCATTCATGCTTTTGCCGGTGAGATTTTTTAA
- a CDS encoding glycosyltransferase, which yields MLNNKSVAVVVPAYNEEKQIEKVLSTMPAFVDRIIVVDDCSTDRTYQITESFREKLGKSDITLKINSLKERNGYNHADYMVEELMKKESEELPPFEIIEGEENDRLISIRLKENSGVGGAIARGYKWCKDKGIECCAVMAGDGQMDPEELESIVLPVLTGEADYVKGNRLIHKSAPYIIPRTRFWGNSVLSILTKIASGYWHVSDTQCGYTAISLKALHSIELHKIYRRYGMPNDLLVKLNIAQCRLKEVEIKPVYHIGETSKLKPFRVIPTISWLLIKSFFHRLWQKYLLRNFHPLFILYHIGFLLFFALIPFIIYMVPLMFMPGRQISNSIMFIVLFITISMLQSILFAMWMDIQDNERLYKD from the coding sequence ATGCTTAATAATAAATCAGTTGCTGTGGTCGTTCCAGCCTATAATGAGGAAAAACAAATAGAAAAAGTTTTATCGACCATGCCAGCCTTCGTTGACAGAATCATTGTCGTAGATGATTGTTCAACTGATCGTACTTATCAGATAACCGAAAGTTTCAGGGAAAAACTTGGAAAATCTGACATAACACTGAAAATCAATTCTTTAAAAGAAAGAAACGGTTACAATCATGCCGATTATATGGTTGAAGAGCTGATGAAAAAAGAATCGGAAGAGCTTCCTCCTTTTGAAATCATTGAAGGAGAAGAGAATGACCGGCTCATCAGCATCAGACTGAAAGAAAACAGTGGTGTGGGTGGTGCCATTGCAAGGGGATATAAATGGTGTAAAGACAAAGGTATTGAGTGTTGTGCGGTGATGGCAGGCGATGGACAAATGGACCCGGAAGAACTTGAATCCATCGTTTTGCCGGTGCTGACTGGCGAAGCTGATTACGTCAAAGGCAACAGGCTGATACACAAAAGTGCCCCGTATATCATTCCCCGAACAAGATTTTGGGGCAATTCAGTTTTATCCATACTTACCAAAATTGCTTCAGGATACTGGCATGTGAGCGATACACAGTGCGGATATACGGCTATTTCACTTAAAGCATTGCATTCCATTGAATTACATAAGATTTACAGGCGTTATGGCATGCCAAACGATTTACTGGTTAAACTCAACATTGCCCAGTGCAGGTTAAAAGAAGTGGAAATAAAACCTGTCTATCACATCGGAGAAACATCCAAATTGAAACCTTTCAGAGTAATTCCCACCATTTCGTGGTTACTTATAAAGTCTTTCTTTCACAGGCTTTGGCAAAAATACCTTTTAAGAAATTTTCATCCACTATTTATCCTTTATCATATAGGTTTTCTCCTCTTTTTTGCCCTCATTCCCTTTATTATCTATATGGTTCCACTCATGTTCATGCCGGGACGACAAATTTCAAACAGTATTATGTTTATTGTATTGTTCATCACCATTTCCATGCTTCAGTCCATCTTATTCGCCATGTGGATGGACATTCAGGACAATGAACGTTTATATAAAGATTGA